The following coding sequences are from one Rathayibacter sp. SW19 window:
- the leuS gene encoding leucine--tRNA ligase: MAHEHYSATTGDDAHYDFAAIEEKWLPIWEKLRPFRTDNPADTRPRKYVLDMFPYPSGDLHMGHAEAFGFGDFVARYWRQQGFNVLHPIGWDSFGLPAENAAIKRGIDPRGWTYSNIAQQKQSFRIYAPSFDWDRELHTSDPEYYRWTQWLFLKLYEKGLAYRKDGLVNWCPFDQTVLANEQVVDGHCERCGNLVTKKKLTQWYFRVTDYGDRLLDDLNQLEGAWPSKVLSMQRNWIGRSLGADVEFAIEGREERVPVYTTRPDTLYGTTFMVVAPDSDLAAELASGASAHVQSEFDEYLKSVRSHSDIERLSTERPKTGVFLERFAVNPLSGERIPIWTADYVLADYGHGAVMGVPAHDQRDLDFARAFGLPVRVVIDTNAPVTGAIPVIPTDPVTGEAVLPDDLPPLDPAATGVALAGEGRLINSGPFNGLSKVNAIKKITEALATSGRGGASRNFRLRDWLISRQRYWGAPIPMIHCPTCGTVPVPEDQLPVELPKADGLDLRPKGTSPLGAAEDWVNVDCPTCGGPARRDSDTMDTFVDSSWYYLRYMNSHDATQAFDVAEVEKWAPVDQYVGGVEHAILHLLYSRFITKVLFDLGYLSFTEPFTSLLNQGMVLMDGSKMSKSKGNLVEFADELRQHGADALRVTLAFAGPPEDDIDWADVSAAGSAKFLGRAWRVAHDVTSSPDIAWKNGDIALRRVTHRFLADAPALVEQFKFNVVVARLMELVNATRKAIDSGPGPADAAVREAAEITAMALNLFAPYTAEDMWELLGYQPTVALAQWRKPDPALLVEESVVAIVQVDGKVRDRLEVSPKISQEKLESLAQASAAVARSIADRQIAAVIVRAPGLVNIVTKPSAS; encoded by the coding sequence GTGGCACACGAGCATTATTCCGCCACAACCGGTGACGACGCGCACTACGACTTCGCCGCAATCGAAGAGAAGTGGCTGCCGATCTGGGAAAAACTTCGCCCGTTTCGCACCGACAACCCAGCAGACACCCGCCCGCGCAAATATGTGCTGGACATGTTCCCCTACCCGTCGGGCGACCTGCACATGGGACACGCCGAAGCGTTCGGATTCGGTGACTTCGTGGCCCGGTATTGGCGTCAGCAAGGCTTCAACGTATTGCACCCGATCGGTTGGGATTCCTTCGGCCTGCCAGCCGAGAACGCGGCCATCAAACGCGGGATCGATCCACGCGGTTGGACGTACAGCAACATCGCGCAGCAGAAACAGAGTTTCCGCATCTACGCCCCGTCGTTCGACTGGGATCGCGAACTTCACACCAGCGACCCGGAATACTACCGGTGGACGCAATGGCTGTTTCTGAAACTCTACGAAAAAGGACTGGCCTACCGTAAGGACGGCCTGGTCAATTGGTGCCCGTTCGACCAGACTGTCCTCGCGAACGAGCAGGTCGTCGACGGCCACTGCGAGCGTTGCGGCAACCTGGTCACCAAGAAGAAATTGACGCAGTGGTACTTCCGGGTCACCGACTACGGCGACCGGCTGCTTGACGACCTGAACCAACTTGAGGGCGCCTGGCCGAGCAAGGTGCTCAGCATGCAGCGCAACTGGATCGGCCGTTCGCTGGGTGCCGACGTCGAGTTCGCCATCGAAGGGCGCGAAGAGCGGGTGCCCGTCTATACGACCCGCCCAGACACGCTCTACGGTACGACGTTCATGGTGGTCGCGCCCGATTCCGACCTTGCGGCGGAACTCGCATCCGGTGCGTCTGCGCACGTGCAGAGTGAGTTCGATGAGTATCTGAAGTCTGTGCGCTCGCACAGCGACATCGAGCGACTGAGCACCGAACGCCCGAAGACTGGCGTGTTCCTCGAACGGTTCGCGGTGAATCCGCTGAGTGGCGAGCGGATTCCAATTTGGACGGCAGACTACGTCTTGGCGGATTACGGCCACGGTGCCGTGATGGGTGTGCCCGCTCACGATCAACGCGACCTCGACTTCGCGCGAGCTTTCGGGCTGCCCGTGCGCGTGGTCATCGACACGAATGCTCCGGTGACCGGTGCGATCCCGGTGATTCCGACCGATCCTGTCACGGGTGAGGCCGTGCTGCCGGACGACCTTCCGCCGTTGGACCCCGCTGCAACCGGGGTTGCGCTGGCCGGTGAGGGCCGACTGATCAACTCCGGCCCGTTCAACGGTCTCAGCAAAGTGAACGCGATCAAGAAAATCACCGAAGCTCTTGCGACCAGCGGGCGGGGCGGAGCGTCCCGCAATTTCCGCCTGCGCGACTGGCTGATTTCGCGCCAGCGCTACTGGGGTGCCCCGATCCCGATGATCCATTGCCCGACCTGCGGCACCGTTCCTGTGCCCGAGGATCAGCTGCCGGTCGAGCTGCCGAAGGCAGACGGGCTGGATCTTCGCCCGAAGGGCACGAGCCCACTCGGGGCGGCCGAGGACTGGGTCAACGTCGATTGCCCAACCTGTGGTGGGCCCGCACGGCGTGACAGCGACACGATGGACACGTTCGTCGACAGCTCCTGGTACTACCTGCGCTACATGAACTCTCACGACGCCACGCAGGCGTTTGATGTTGCAGAGGTCGAGAAGTGGGCGCCCGTCGATCAGTACGTGGGCGGCGTCGAACATGCCATCCTGCACCTGCTCTATTCGCGCTTCATCACGAAGGTGCTGTTCGATCTCGGCTATCTCAGTTTCACCGAGCCGTTCACCTCCCTGCTGAATCAGGGCATGGTGCTCATGGACGGCTCGAAGATGAGCAAGAGCAAGGGCAACCTGGTCGAATTCGCCGACGAGCTGCGCCAGCACGGTGCCGACGCCCTGCGGGTCACACTTGCGTTCGCAGGCCCCCCGGAAGACGATATCGACTGGGCAGACGTCTCAGCGGCCGGCAGCGCGAAGTTCCTGGGCCGCGCGTGGCGCGTGGCCCACGACGTGACCAGCTCGCCGGACATCGCGTGGAAAAACGGCGACATCGCGTTGCGCCGTGTCACGCATCGCTTCCTCGCAGATGCTCCAGCACTGGTCGAACAGTTCAAATTCAATGTTGTGGTCGCCCGGCTGATGGAGCTCGTCAACGCGACTCGCAAGGCGATCGACTCCGGCCCCGGCCCCGCGGATGCCGCGGTGCGCGAAGCCGCGGAGATCACGGCCATGGCGTTGAACCTGTTCGCCCCATACACCGCGGAGGACATGTGGGAGCTGCTCGGTTATCAGCCGACAGTTGCCCTCGCCCAGTGGCGCAAGCCGGATCCTGCCTTGTTGGTCGAGGAATCCGTTGTCGCAATCGTTCAGGTTGACGGCAAGGTGCGGGACCGCCTTGAGGTCTCGCCGAAAATCAGTCAGGAGAAGCTGGAGTCACTGGCGCAGGCATCCGCAGCCGTGGCGCGTTCGATCGCAGATCGACAGATCGCCGCGGTCATCGTTCGCGCGCCGGGGCTCGTCAACATCGTTACCAAGCCGAGCGCTTCCTAA
- a CDS encoding winged helix DNA-binding domain-containing protein, with protein MATKVSAADLLRFRLQAHGLTGEPAASVEAVAHRMLAVQAQDLGQAGWGLGIRTAAARADDVAAAFSSGALVRSWPMRGTLHIVPARELGWMLELTTPRMLARTATRRSQLGLGEDTLERARAVMVDALCGGKRLNRAGALRAFEQAGIATDGQRGYHLIYFLAQTGTLVWGPPDANQQALVLLQEWVPNPLPLSEEAALTRFLVGYLAGHGPATVKDFVWWTNLTVAQARTARAAAGAEIADLECNGIRYLVPAALPDTVVAAGRADNSVHALPGFDEYVLGYQDRSPVVDAEFAARLIPGGNGIFRPTILSRGRAVGTWQRPTATGAAGFTVDPFTMLSAREQTAFQSSATRFLHYRAD; from the coding sequence ATGGCGACTAAGGTGTCCGCGGCCGACCTGTTGCGCTTTCGCCTGCAGGCGCACGGCTTGACCGGTGAGCCGGCGGCTTCGGTCGAAGCGGTCGCACACCGGATGCTCGCCGTGCAGGCGCAGGACCTCGGACAGGCGGGCTGGGGGCTGGGAATCCGCACCGCAGCGGCGAGGGCGGACGACGTCGCGGCGGCGTTCTCCTCCGGTGCGCTGGTGCGATCCTGGCCGATGCGCGGAACACTGCATATCGTTCCCGCCCGCGAACTTGGTTGGATGCTCGAACTCACCACACCGCGGATGCTTGCACGCACCGCGACCCGCCGCAGCCAGCTCGGACTCGGTGAGGACACCCTCGAACGCGCGCGTGCGGTGATGGTCGATGCCTTGTGCGGAGGCAAACGGTTGAATCGCGCCGGCGCGCTGCGGGCGTTCGAACAGGCCGGCATTGCGACGGACGGCCAGCGCGGATACCACCTGATCTATTTCCTGGCGCAGACAGGAACCCTGGTTTGGGGCCCGCCCGACGCCAACCAGCAAGCGTTGGTGCTGCTGCAGGAGTGGGTACCGAATCCGCTGCCACTGAGCGAGGAGGCCGCGTTGACTCGGTTCCTCGTCGGATATCTTGCAGGGCACGGGCCGGCAACTGTGAAAGACTTCGTGTGGTGGACGAATCTCACGGTGGCGCAAGCCCGCACCGCTCGGGCTGCGGCCGGTGCTGAAATCGCCGACCTCGAGTGCAACGGCATCCGCTATCTGGTGCCGGCGGCGTTGCCCGATACCGTTGTGGCCGCCGGACGCGCCGACAATTCGGTGCACGCGCTGCCGGGTTTCGATGAGTATGTCCTCGGCTATCAAGACCGCTCGCCTGTGGTGGACGCAGAATTCGCGGCGCGACTGATCCCCGGCGGCAACGGCATCTTCCGGCCCACGATCCTTTCTCGAGGTCGCGCGGTCGGCACCTGGCAGCGACCCACCGCCACGGGAGCGGCAGGATTCACCGTCGATCCGTTCACGATGTTGAGCGCTCGAGAACAGACAGCGTTCCAGTCGTCCGCCACTAGGTTCCTTCACTATCGGGCCGACTGA
- a CDS encoding anthranilate synthase component I family protein, with product MEQSLLRERIDGWVAPADAFLALYASVDNTFWLDRGVSATDGVSYMGEAAAAARDGAEIRSIVTASVATHTVRLRAPDGSLARERHESVFDFLDREIGGAAVAADVGGDDASIALSIVPAWIGWLGYEAGADAAGAPVAASRTPDAALLFADRAIAFDHAHRSITLTAAPRPGAKHWIEATRRKLAARAGAPIGARTSNPSASTGSAPTEPTSPVNARWRHNAQEYLDLIAQAQAAITRGDAYQLCLTNELRIDAVVDPAEAYLALRQASPTRNGGYLRIAGVSVLSASPEQFLSIDRAGTIITRPIKGTRPRGANAAEDAMWAAELLGSEKERAENLMIVDLMRNDIGRVARLGSVAVRDLLTVESYAQVHQLVSTVQAQLADGATSVAAVRACFPAGSMTGAPKLSAMRILHSLEGGPRGVYAGCFGALSVDGRVALSMVIRSIVADASGLSIGAGGGITALSVPEEELAEVRLKAAVLARIVGAVGNFE from the coding sequence GTGGAGCAGTCCCTTCTGCGCGAACGCATCGACGGTTGGGTTGCGCCTGCTGACGCCTTCTTAGCGTTGTACGCGTCGGTTGATAACACGTTCTGGCTCGACCGAGGCGTCTCCGCGACCGACGGCGTCAGCTACATGGGCGAGGCTGCCGCCGCCGCTCGCGATGGTGCGGAGATCCGGTCGATCGTGACAGCGTCTGTTGCCACGCACACCGTGAGGCTGCGTGCGCCTGACGGCAGCCTTGCACGCGAACGCCACGAGTCAGTTTTCGACTTTCTCGATCGAGAGATCGGAGGGGCGGCAGTCGCCGCAGACGTAGGCGGCGACGACGCGTCAATCGCCCTGTCGATCGTCCCGGCGTGGATCGGCTGGCTCGGCTACGAGGCAGGTGCCGATGCCGCTGGTGCGCCGGTGGCGGCGTCTCGCACACCGGATGCCGCGCTGCTGTTCGCGGATCGTGCCATCGCCTTCGATCATGCCCACCGGTCGATCACGCTGACGGCCGCCCCGCGGCCGGGTGCAAAGCATTGGATCGAGGCCACTCGACGTAAGCTCGCCGCGCGTGCGGGCGCGCCGATCGGCGCCCGCACGTCAAATCCGAGTGCGTCGACCGGCAGTGCGCCGACCGAGCCGACGTCGCCGGTCAACGCCCGTTGGCGGCACAATGCGCAGGAATACCTCGACCTGATCGCCCAGGCGCAGGCGGCGATCACCCGGGGGGACGCGTATCAGTTGTGCCTCACCAACGAGCTGCGTATCGATGCCGTCGTCGATCCGGCCGAAGCGTATCTGGCATTGAGGCAGGCAAGCCCGACGCGTAACGGCGGGTATCTGAGAATCGCGGGTGTGTCTGTGTTGAGCGCTTCTCCTGAGCAATTCCTGTCGATCGATCGCGCCGGCACCATCATCACGCGCCCGATCAAGGGCACGCGGCCGCGGGGCGCGAACGCGGCCGAGGATGCCATGTGGGCCGCGGAGTTGCTCGGCAGCGAGAAGGAGCGTGCCGAAAATCTGATGATCGTGGATCTGATGCGCAACGACATAGGCCGGGTTGCGCGGCTCGGCAGCGTCGCGGTACGTGATCTGTTGACCGTGGAGAGCTACGCCCAAGTGCACCAGCTGGTCAGCACGGTGCAGGCGCAACTTGCGGACGGTGCGACCAGCGTGGCTGCGGTACGTGCTTGCTTTCCGGCCGGATCGATGACAGGGGCTCCGAAGCTCAGTGCGATGCGCATCCTGCACTCGCTTGAAGGTGGGCCGCGCGGTGTCTATGCCGGCTGCTTCGGAGCGCTCAGCGTCGATGGACGCGTCGCACTGAGCATGGTGATCCGCAGCATCGTCGCCGACGCGTCCGGGCTCTCGATCGGGGCGGGAGGCGGCATCACCGCGCTGTCCGTGCCTGAAGAGGAGTTGGCAGAAGTTCGCCTGAAAGCAGCGGTCCTGGCCCGAATAGTCGGTGCAGTCGGCAACTTTGAGTAA
- a CDS encoding TetR/AcrR family transcriptional regulator, whose amino-acid sequence MQLHDLLPENDKKSNLLVRTEPVQGRSAARIDALLDAAAFVVDETGIDRLTTAMVSEHAEASIGTVYRYFPDRIALLQALRDRAEGRYRLAVVAEIRRAKPTNWWGAVECALVAFAQMYRTEPGFRIIRFTDVARAAAEPDPEARPDFFAERFGEILADEYGLPAGEELTFHLGIAVQIGDSLITQAFAVDPAGDERILAEAQAVVHSYLAGYYDGVPAAG is encoded by the coding sequence GTGCAATTACATGACCTACTCCCGGAGAACGACAAGAAGTCCAACCTGCTGGTCCGAACAGAACCGGTTCAGGGAAGAAGTGCTGCTCGCATTGACGCGTTGTTGGATGCCGCAGCTTTTGTTGTCGACGAAACCGGCATTGATCGACTGACGACGGCGATGGTTTCCGAACACGCCGAAGCGTCGATCGGCACCGTGTATCGCTATTTTCCGGATCGGATCGCGCTGCTTCAAGCCCTGAGAGATCGCGCGGAGGGACGCTACCGGCTTGCGGTCGTCGCAGAGATCAGACGTGCAAAACCGACGAACTGGTGGGGTGCGGTCGAGTGCGCCCTTGTCGCATTCGCTCAGATGTATCGCACAGAGCCCGGATTCCGAATCATCCGATTCACCGATGTCGCGCGTGCGGCCGCCGAGCCAGATCCGGAGGCGCGCCCCGACTTCTTCGCGGAACGATTCGGAGAGATCCTTGCGGACGAGTACGGGCTCCCCGCCGGCGAGGAACTGACATTCCATCTCGGCATCGCTGTGCAGATCGGTGATTCGCTGATCACGCAGGCGTTCGCGGTCGACCCGGCGGGGGACGAACGCATCCTTGCTGAGGCACAAGCAGTCGTGCACAGCTACTTGGCCGGGTACTACGACGGAGTGCCCGCAGCAGGGTAG
- a CDS encoding ABC transporter substrate-binding protein, translating into MFAKRVFAGRRGLIAGGVLAVGALVLAGCSSGNPLSNTTTAASGSSASTTVTVGSAAFPENEIIAQIYAQALAANGVTVKTQLNIGQRAVYLAALKDGSIDLVPEYSGNLLQNYDPKSTAQSSEDVYAALNDALPKGFEVLKQSAAQDADSYNVTKEFSDKNNVKSLADLAGLNIPLTVAGNPELGQRPYGIPGLKSVYGVSATLLPISDSGGPNTVKALIDNQAQLADIFTTTPAIKANGFVTLADPQHMIVAQNVVPLINSKKATEKVTTVLNKISAALTTQDLIAMNTLSSGSAKESADAIAKQWLAQKNLFG; encoded by the coding sequence ATGTTCGCAAAAAGAGTGTTTGCAGGCAGAAGAGGCCTCATTGCCGGCGGTGTGCTGGCAGTCGGGGCGCTCGTTCTCGCCGGGTGTTCATCAGGCAACCCGCTGAGCAATACGACGACAGCAGCATCCGGATCCTCCGCATCGACCACGGTCACAGTGGGTTCTGCGGCATTCCCGGAGAACGAGATCATCGCGCAAATTTATGCGCAGGCGCTGGCTGCAAACGGCGTGACCGTCAAGACCCAGCTGAACATCGGCCAGAGGGCGGTGTACCTGGCTGCGTTGAAAGACGGCTCAATCGACCTGGTGCCCGAATACAGCGGAAATCTGCTTCAGAACTACGATCCGAAGTCGACGGCACAGTCGAGTGAAGACGTGTATGCGGCGCTCAACGATGCGCTGCCCAAGGGATTCGAGGTTCTCAAACAATCCGCCGCGCAAGACGCCGACTCATATAACGTGACGAAGGAGTTTTCTGACAAGAACAACGTGAAGAGCCTGGCCGACCTTGCCGGCCTGAACATTCCGTTGACCGTTGCCGGAAACCCTGAGCTCGGCCAACGCCCCTATGGGATTCCGGGGCTCAAGTCCGTCTACGGTGTCAGTGCAACGCTTCTGCCGATCAGCGATAGCGGCGGACCGAACACGGTGAAGGCGCTTATCGACAACCAAGCACAACTCGCCGACATCTTCACGACGACTCCGGCGATCAAAGCCAACGGTTTCGTGACGCTCGCGGATCCTCAGCACATGATCGTGGCGCAAAACGTCGTGCCGTTGATCAACTCGAAGAAAGCCACGGAGAAAGTGACAACAGTGCTCAACAAGATCTCGGCGGCGCTGACCACACAGGACCTCATCGCCATGAACACGCTGAGCAGTGGATCCGCTAAGGAATCGGCTGACGCCATCGCAAAGCAGTGGCTCGCTCAAAAGAACCTGTTCGGGTAG
- a CDS encoding App1 family protein: MPAAPHNHEPAAAPVVHRAARIEDAFHDFRARRARKHGYLSTIVPYAGYGGPSWVRVLGRVVLVKEPRAGSRAERKYRKREESVRGWRSFTSVPVADVVVEVTIGGELHRVHPDRGGVIDEVIPVQLSPGWHTAVMRASDSGGTSQAPIFVVDPSTRFGVISDVDDTVMVTALPRPLLAAWNTFVVDEHARVPTPGMAVLLERLTSGTPGTPMIYLSTGAWNVAPTLTRFLSRNLFPAGVLLLTDWGPTHDRWFRSGQEHKRASLARLAEEFPRVRWLLVGDDGQHDESLYSEFERNNPHSVAAVAIRQLSTSEAVWAGGRSNAQEHADSGDVPWVYAPDGAGLLDQLTARGVLD; the protein is encoded by the coding sequence ATGCCTGCCGCCCCGCACAATCACGAGCCCGCTGCGGCGCCCGTCGTGCATCGCGCTGCGCGCATTGAGGATGCTTTCCACGATTTTCGCGCGCGCCGCGCACGAAAACACGGCTATCTGTCGACGATCGTGCCGTATGCGGGCTACGGGGGGCCCTCGTGGGTGCGCGTGCTTGGACGGGTCGTGTTGGTCAAAGAGCCTCGAGCCGGTAGTCGCGCCGAACGCAAATACCGCAAACGCGAGGAGAGTGTTCGCGGCTGGCGCAGCTTCACGAGCGTTCCCGTGGCCGATGTCGTCGTCGAGGTGACGATCGGCGGTGAACTGCACCGCGTGCATCCAGACCGCGGAGGCGTGATCGACGAAGTGATCCCCGTTCAATTGTCGCCGGGTTGGCACACGGCCGTGATGAGGGCATCGGACTCCGGCGGAACATCGCAGGCACCGATCTTCGTGGTGGATCCCTCGACGCGGTTCGGTGTGATCTCCGACGTCGACGACACGGTCATGGTCACGGCCTTGCCCAGGCCGCTGCTGGCGGCCTGGAACACCTTCGTGGTCGACGAGCACGCCCGGGTGCCGACGCCCGGCATGGCCGTGCTTCTGGAACGCCTGACCTCGGGAACACCGGGCACCCCGATGATCTATTTGTCAACAGGCGCATGGAACGTTGCTCCGACACTCACTCGCTTTCTTTCCCGCAACCTGTTTCCCGCCGGCGTGCTGCTCCTGACCGATTGGGGCCCGACGCACGATCGATGGTTCCGCAGCGGCCAAGAGCACAAGCGCGCCAGTCTCGCGCGTCTCGCCGAAGAGTTCCCTCGAGTGCGCTGGCTGCTCGTCGGTGACGACGGGCAGCACGACGAGAGCCTCTACAGTGAGTTCGAGCGCAACAATCCGCACAGTGTGGCCGCCGTCGCCATCCGGCAACTCTCCACCAGCGAGGCAGTGTGGGCGGGCGGGCGTTCGAACGCCCAGGAACACGCCGATTCCGGTGATGTTCCTTGGGTTTACGCACCGGACGGCGCCGGGTTGCTGGATCAATTGACCGCGCGCGGCGTGCTGGACTGA
- a CDS encoding ABC transporter permease gives MSWFWSNFDSIWQLTLSHVALSIPPILIGFALSVPIGWLANRYHATRGVLLSIGGLLYTIPSLALFVAMPSLIGTKILDPVNVIVALSIYGLALMVRTTADALAAVDGDVKQSATAVGFSGWRRFWAVDLPLAGPVLLAGVRVVSVSTVSLVSVGSIIGVSSLGNLFLDGYLRSFPEEILVGIIGTLIIAIVFDVILVLLGRFLMPWSHTTRTDRRRARAARSVVVSAS, from the coding sequence GTGAGCTGGTTCTGGTCGAACTTCGACTCGATCTGGCAGCTCACGCTCAGTCACGTGGCGCTGAGCATCCCGCCGATCCTGATCGGCTTCGCACTATCCGTGCCAATCGGCTGGCTCGCGAATCGCTACCATGCGACGCGAGGTGTGCTGCTGTCGATCGGCGGGCTGCTGTACACGATCCCATCGCTGGCCCTGTTTGTTGCCATGCCAAGTCTGATCGGCACGAAAATCCTCGACCCCGTGAACGTCATCGTCGCGCTGAGCATCTACGGCCTTGCGCTGATGGTGAGAACGACAGCCGACGCCCTGGCAGCGGTTGACGGAGACGTCAAGCAGTCTGCAACCGCCGTCGGCTTCTCCGGATGGCGGCGCTTCTGGGCCGTCGATCTGCCGCTGGCCGGGCCCGTGCTGCTCGCCGGTGTGCGCGTCGTGTCGGTCAGCACGGTGAGCCTTGTCAGCGTCGGGTCGATCATCGGTGTCAGCAGCCTCGGCAACCTGTTTCTCGACGGATACCTGCGCAGTTTCCCCGAGGAGATCCTGGTCGGGATCATCGGTACCCTGATCATCGCGATCGTGTTCGATGTCATCTTGGTTCTACTGGGACGCTTTCTGATGCCCTGGTCGCACACAACGCGCACCGATCGCAGACGTGCCCGTGCTGCTCGGTCCGTGGTGGTGAGCGCGTCGTGA
- a CDS encoding ABC transporter ATP-binding protein: MIEFRSVTKRYADGTVAVRDFSLVIPSRKITVLVGSSGSGKTTILRMINRMVDATSGTVEIDGQDVATLEPVRLRRSIGYVMQNSGLLPHRRVVDNIATVPLLQGVPRRDARAQALELMDVVGLDRSLAQRYPAQLSGGQQQRVGVARGLAVNPNILLMDEPFGAVDPLVRAELQHELTRLQRSLDKTVVFVTHDVDEAFLLGDQIVIFKTGGVVAQIGTPAEILASPADDFVAKFIGADRGKRALYLEDSAGGQIVVDGAGRAAGILEVKAAPSRGAGASAQGEAGS; encoded by the coding sequence ATGATCGAGTTCCGATCGGTAACCAAGCGGTATGCAGACGGCACCGTCGCCGTCCGCGATTTCAGCTTGGTGATCCCGTCGCGAAAGATCACCGTTCTCGTCGGCTCGTCTGGCAGCGGCAAAACGACGATCCTGAGGATGATCAACCGCATGGTCGACGCGACGAGCGGCACGGTCGAGATCGACGGTCAAGACGTTGCGACGCTCGAGCCGGTTCGGCTGCGTCGCAGCATCGGCTATGTCATGCAGAACTCCGGACTGCTCCCGCACCGCCGGGTCGTCGACAACATCGCGACGGTGCCGCTCCTGCAGGGTGTGCCCAGGCGAGACGCGCGCGCGCAGGCACTCGAATTGATGGACGTCGTCGGCTTGGATCGTTCTTTGGCGCAGCGCTATCCGGCGCAACTCTCCGGTGGACAGCAGCAACGCGTCGGGGTTGCCCGCGGACTCGCAGTGAACCCGAACATCCTGCTGATGGATGAGCCGTTCGGTGCCGTTGACCCGTTGGTGCGGGCCGAACTGCAGCATGAGTTGACCCGCTTGCAGCGGTCCCTCGACAAAACGGTCGTCTTCGTGACGCACGATGTCGACGAAGCGTTTCTGCTCGGCGATCAGATCGTCATTTTCAAAACGGGCGGCGTCGTTGCCCAGATCGGCACGCCTGCCGAGATTCTCGCGTCACCCGCAGACGACTTCGTCGCGAAATTCATCGGCGCCGATCGTGGCAAGCGAGCCTTGTATCTGGAAGACAGTGCGGGCGGTCAGATCGTCGTCGATGGCGCTGGTCGCGCCGCCGGGATTCTCGAGGTAAAGGCCGCCCCCTCACGGGGTGCGGGTGCTTCGGCGCAGGGTGAGGCGGGGTCGTGA
- a CDS encoding ABC transporter permease codes for MNNFFAAFAWLVDPAHLVGADGIPARVGEHVGYTLLTLVIAAAIALPAGLAIGHTGHGKTIAVQLSGGLRSLPTLGLVTLLGVAIGIGLLPPLIALVILALPPILAGAYAGLEAVDRTIIDAARAVGMTEWQILITVEIPLAAPLIIGGIRSAALQVIATWTVAAILPLGGLGRYIYDAIPVLDYTQMLAGSILVTALALAVDGLFALIQKFVVPRGVVAGRVAEVRVKTSRRRPAAGAALSNNQSS; via the coding sequence GTGAACAATTTCTTCGCCGCATTCGCGTGGCTGGTCGATCCGGCGCATTTGGTCGGCGCAGACGGGATCCCGGCCCGCGTCGGCGAACATGTCGGATACACTCTGCTGACACTGGTCATCGCGGCGGCGATCGCGTTGCCGGCCGGGTTGGCGATCGGCCACACCGGGCACGGCAAAACGATTGCCGTGCAGTTATCCGGTGGCCTGCGGTCCCTGCCGACCTTGGGCCTCGTGACACTGCTCGGCGTTGCCATCGGCATCGGGTTGTTGCCGCCTCTGATCGCCCTGGTCATATTGGCGCTCCCGCCGATTCTGGCGGGGGCGTACGCAGGATTGGAAGCCGTTGATCGCACCATCATCGACGCGGCGAGGGCCGTCGGTATGACGGAGTGGCAGATCTTGATTACCGTGGAAATTCCGCTCGCAGCGCCGCTGATCATCGGCGGTATTCGGTCGGCGGCGCTGCAAGTCATCGCAACCTGGACGGTCGCCGCGATCCTCCCGCTCGGCGGTCTGGGTCGCTACATCTATGACGCGATCCCGGTGCTCGACTACACGCAGATGCTGGCCGGATCGATTCTGGTCACCGCTCTCGCCCTCGCGGTCGACGGGCTATTTGCGTTGATTCAGAAATTCGTCGTACCGCGTGGCGTTGTCGCCGGGCGGGTCGCAGAGGTACGGGTGAAGACCTCGCGTCGTCGCCCGGCGGCAGGTGCAGCCCTGTCGAACAACCAGTCCAGTTGA